A genomic window from Lycium barbarum isolate Lr01 chromosome 4, ASM1917538v2, whole genome shotgun sequence includes:
- the LOC132637921 gene encoding F-box protein At3g07870-like, which translates to MSEFDFEVVGSCQGLLCISDYPFSDSLYVYNPFTKDYKELPISIEFEVQNLVFGFGFHPVTKEYKVIKIINYNVEVFSVGSNRWRSIGEVVYHFDPISQGIMLNGKMHWVTRSGNYYGPVMWQALLRKEDMRDLVELKNSFKQRSSRLDSNGTQGSAEPNRRLCALVHLTLGGFFFILKFL; encoded by the exons ATGTCAGAATTTGATTTTGAAGTGGTTGGTTCATGTCAAGGACTATTGTGCATAAGTGATTACCCGTTTAGTGATTCACTTTATGTGTACAATCCTTTTACAAAGGACTATAAAGAGCTGCCTATATCAATAGAATTTGAGGTGCAAAATTTGgtttttggatttggttttcatCCTGTTACCAAAGAGTACAAGGTGATCAAGATCATAAATTATAATGTTGAAGTATTTAGTGTTGGTAGCAACAGATGGAGAAGTATTGGGGAAGTTGTTTATCATTTTGATCCGATTTCTCAAGGAATTATGTTAaatgggaagatgcattgggttACTCGGTCTGGAAATTATTACGGCCCAGTGATGTGGCAGGCCTTACTTAGGAAG GAAGATATGAGAGACTTGGTGGAGTTAAAGAATTCCTTCAAACAAAGATCTTCACGTCTCGATTCCAACGGCACCCAAGGCAGTGCAGAACCAAACAG GCGTTTATGTGCTTTAGTCCATTTAACTTTAGGTGGATTCTTCTTCATCTTAAAGTTCTTGTGA